GACGCGGCCCTTTACCGAGCGTTCCACCCAGATCTTCCTGGGTGTGCTCTTCGCCGCCATGGCGGTGGTTACCTTCCTGCATGTGGCGATGCCGCAGGACAGCGCGCTCTATGTGAGCTCCTACACCGTCACGTTGTTGGGCAAGTACCTGTGCTATGCGCTGCTGGCGGTCGCGGTGGACCTGGTCTGGGGTTATCTCGGTATCCTCAGCCTGGGCCACGGGGCGTTCTTCGCGCTCGGCGGTTATGCCATGGGCATGTACCTGATGCGCCAGATCGGCGATCGCGGTGTCTACGGCGACCCGGTCCTGCCTGACTTCATGGTGTTCCTGAACTGGGAGTCGCTGCCCTGGTACTGGCACGGCTTCGACATGGCCTGGTTTGCCTTCGTGATGGTGCTGCTGGCGCCGGGCATTCTGGCCCTGGTGTTCGGCTTCCTGGCGTTCCGTTCGCGGGTGACCGGCGTCTACCTGTCGATCATCACCCAGGCGCTGACCTTTGCCCTGATGCTGGCCTTCTTCCGCAACGAGATGGGCTTTGGCGGCAATAACGGCCTGACTGACTTCAAGGACATCCTTGGCTTCGACCTGCGCACCGACGCCACGCGCCTCGGCCTGTTCCTGGCTACCGGCGTCGCGTTGGCTATCGGTTACGTGATCTGCCGCGCCATTGTCGGCTCCAAGCTGGGCCGGGTGAGCGTGGCCTGCCGCGATGCTGAGGCCCGCACGCGCTTTATCGGCTACCGGGTGGAGCGGGTGCAGCTGTTCGTGTTCGTCGTCTCCGCCATGCTGGCGGGTGTCGCCGGCTCTCTCTATGTGCCGCAGGTGGGCATCATCAACCCCAGCGAATTCTCGCCGCTGTTCTCCATCGAGATCGTGGTGTGGGTGGCCCTGGGCGGACGCGCCACGCTCTACGGCGCGGTGATCGGTGCGCTAATCGTCAACTACGCCAAGACCGTGTTCACCGGTGTCATGCCAGACGCCTGGCTGTTCGCCTTGGGTGCGCTGTTCGTGCTGGTGACGGTATTCCTGCCCAAGGGCATTGCCGGCCTGCTGCCAGGCTTCAGGAAAAAACAGCAGGATGACGACCCGAAAACCACCGGCACCGAACGGGAGGCCACCGCATGAGCATTATGACGGAGCTGACCCAGCGCGACCGGGTCTTCGACTTCCTCACCCCGACGGCGTCACCAGTGGACGTCCGTCATGGCCCGATCCTCTACCTGGAGGATGTGACCGTCAGCTTTGACGGCTTCAAGGCGATCAACAACCTAAACCTGACCATCGACGACGGCGAACTGCGCTGCATCATCGGCCCCAACGGCGCGGGCAAGACCACGATGATGGACATCATCACCGGCAAGACCCGCCCGGATGTGGGCTCGGTCTGGTTTGGCAGCCGCCACAACCTGCTGACCATGAACGAGCCGGACATCGCCAGCCTCGGTATCGGCCGTAAATTCCAGAAGCCCACGGTGTTCGAAGCGCTCACCGTATTCGAGAACCTGGAATTGGCCATGGCGGCGGACAAGCGGGTACTCCCCACGCTGACCGCGCGCATGAATGGTGAAACAAAGGACCGTATCGAGGAGGTTCTTGGCACCATCGGCCTCACCGAGCTGCGCAACCGCGAGGCGGGCATCCTCTCCCACGGCCAGAAACAGTGGCTTGAGATCGGCATGCTGCTGATGCAGAAGCCGCGCCTGCTCCTGGTGGACGAACCCGTCGCTGGCATGACCGAACAGGAAATGGAACGTACCGCCGAACTGCTCACCAGCCTCGCCGGTAAACAGTCTGTCGTCGTGGTCGAGCATGATATGGGCTTCGTCCGCTCCATCGCCCGCACGGTCACCGTGCTGCACCAGGGCAGCGTGCTGGCGGAAGGTTCCATGGATCAGGTGTCCAATGATCCCAAGGTCATCGAAGTCTATCTGGGGGAGGGCGCCTGATGCTCAAGATCGAAAAACTCAACCAGTTCTACGGCGAGAGCCACACCCTCTGGGACCTGGATCTGGACGTACCCAAGGGCCAGTGCACCTGTGTCATGGGCCGTAACGGCGTAGGCAAGACCACGCTGATGAAGTGCGTCATGGGCGAAGAACTGGTGAAGGACGGACGCATTATCTACGGAGGTGACGAGAGCGGCGCGGGGGGTGAAGACCTGACCCGACGCCGGTTGGAAGACCGCGCCGCGCTCGGCATCGGCTACGTACCCCAGGGCCGGCAGATCTTCCCGTTGCTCACGGTGGAAGAAAACCTGCGCGTGGGCCTCGCCGCTCGCGCGGATGGCAGCAAGCAGATCCCCGAACGGATCTACGAGCTGTTCCCCGTGCTCAAGGAGATGAAGAATCGCCGCGGCGGCGACCTCTCCGGTGGCCAGCAACAGCAACTGGCCATTGGCCGGGCGCTGGTGATCGAGCCCAAGCTGCTGATCCTCGACGAGCCGGGCGAGGGCATCCAGCCCAACATCGTCGCGCAGATCGGTGAGGTTATCCGCCGATTGATTGAGGAGGACAACCTGACCGTCCTGCTGGTGGAGCAGAAACTGCCGTTCGCCCGCAAGTATGCGGACAAGTTCGCGATCATGGACCGGGGCCGCCGCGTGGCCGAAGGGGACATCGCCGAGCTGTCCGACGAACTCATCAAACAGCACCTGACGGTATGACGATCTTCACGCCGCTGGCCGCCAACGTGGACCCGGGCCGCGAATCCGCCAACGATTCCGGCCATCGCTTCGATACCGGGCGTCGCTGGGCGGCGTCCATCGAGCTGGGTTTCGAGTCCCGGCGTGAACAGTTGCAGCCCGTCACCCGCCTGACCCGCCGCCGGCACTACGGCCCGCTGCGGGTGCAGAAGCCGTTCTACCCCGAAGGCAAGACCCGCTGCTGCCACGTCTACCTGCTGCACCCACCGGGTGGTCTGGTGAGCGGCGATGCCCTGCATATCAAGGCGAATATCCAAACCGGCGCCCACGCCCTGCTCACCACGCCCGCCGCCGCCAAACTCTACAAGGCCGACAGCCACGGCGTGGCCTGGGGCCAGCACACCCAACTGATCGTCGAAGACGGCGCCACCCTCGAATGGCTCCCCCAGGAAACCCTGGCCTTCGACGGCTCCCGCGGCGAACAGACCACCACCATCGACCTAAGTGGAAGCGCCCGCTGCATCGGCTGGGAAATCCTGGCCCTGGGCCGACCGGTGGGGGATCTGCCCTTCGTCAGTGGCCACCTGGAACAACGCTTCCGCCTGACCCGCGACGGCCGCCCCCTGTGGATCGAACGCCAGCCCATGGACCCGAAGCACCCGAGATTCAAAGGCCCTTGGGGCCAGGGCGGCAGCACTGTCCAGGGCACGTTATGGGTCGTGGGACTGGACGATGAAAGCGAGGCGATAGAAGCGCTGCGTGAGCAGATCACCGTATCACCGCGATGGGCCGTCACCCGCCGCCGCGGCGTATTGCTCCTCCGCTACCTCGGCAACGAACGCAACGAAGCCTGGGCGATATGCCAGCAGGCATGGGAAATCCTCAGACCAAGATTGACCGGTTACGAGGCGCACATACCCAGGATTTGGATGACATAAAAGACGAGAGATGTGTCGGGTTACGCTCCGCTTTTACGCCCTTGGGTGAACCCGACCTACGAGGTTGAACTCGGGGAAACGTAGGTCGGGTTAGCAAAGCGTAACCCGACACCCCGTCTCCAAAAAACACGAACACCCGAGCCCATACCTCGGCAGACCACAGGAAGCACAAACAATGTAGCCGACGCTACAGCTTCGGAGGCGTCGCCAGACGCCCGGACCAACACCAGCAGCCCCGCGGCCTGCACCGAAGCTAAAGCATCGGCTACAAAACACCCGAGCCGGATAGCTCGGAGACAACAGGAAGCACAAACAATGTAGCCGACGCTTCAGCTTCGGAGGCGTCGCCAGACGCCCGGACCAACCCCGGCAGCCCTACGGCCTGCACCGAAGCTAAAGCATCGGCTACAAAACACCCGAGCCAGATAGCTCGGAGACAACAGAAAGCACAAACAATGTAGCCGACGCTTCAGCTTCGGAGGCGTCGCCAGACGCCCAGCCAACGCCCGGCAGCCCTACGGCCCGCTCCGAAGCTAAAGCATCGGCTACAAAACACCCGAGCCGGATAGCTCGGAGACAATAGGAAGCACAAACAATGTAGCCGACGCTTCAGCTTCGGAGGCGTCGCCAGACGCCCGGACCAACACCAGCAGCCCTACGGCCTGCACCGAAGCTAAAGCGTCGGCTACGAAAGACACACATACGAGCATCGCAAACAACGGAGTTACGACGATGGAACTCACCCCCAGAGACAAAGACAAGCTGCTCCTCTTCACCGCAGCCCTGCTCGCCGAGCGCCGCAAGGCCAAGGGCCTCAAGCTCAACTACCCGGAATCGGTCGCCCTGATCAGCGCCGAGATCCTCGAAGGCGCCCGGGAAGGCCGCACCGTGGCCGAACTGATGACCGCCGGCACCGAAGTCCTCACCCGTGATGACGTGATGGAAGGCGTGGCGGAAATGGTGGATGAGGTCCAGGTGGAAGCCACGTTCCCGGACGGCACTAAACTCGTCACGGTCCATAACCCCATAGTGTAAGGAGGCGCAGATGATTCCCGGCGAATATGAAATCAAGGACGGCGACATTGAGCTCTGCGCCGGCCGCGAGCGCATCACCGTCGAGGTGGGCAACACCGGCGACCGCCCGGTGCAGATCGGCTCCCACTACCACTTTGCCGAAGCCAACCCGGCGCTCACCTTCGACCGCGACAAGGCCAAAGGCTACCGGCTGGATATCGCAGCGGGCACCGCGATCCGCTTCGAACCGGGCCAGACCCGCGAAGTCACCCTGATCCCCTACGCAGGCAACCGCGAAATCTACGGCTTCCGGGGTGAAGTCATGGGTGCCGTGGATAAGAAGAAAACAGGAGGCCAGCCATGAAGATTTCCCGTCAGGCCTACGCCGACATGTACGGCCCCACCGTGGGCGACCGCGTGCGGCTGGGGGACACCGAACTCTGGATCGAAGTCGAGAAAGACCACACCCACTACGGCGACGAAGTGAAATTCGGCGGTGGCAAAGTCATCCGTGACGGCATGGGCCAGAGCCAGCGCTGCGACGACGCGGTCATGGACACCGTCATCACCAACGCCCTGATCCTCGACTGGTGGGGCGTCGTCAAAGCCGACGTCGGTATCCAGAAAGGCCGCATCGCTGCCATCGGCAAGGCCGGTAACCCGGACACCCAGCCGGACGTCGAGATCGTTATCGGCCCGGGCACCGAAATCATCGCTGGGGAGGGCAAGATCCTCACCGCCGGCGGCATCGACCCACACATTCACTTCATCTGCCCCCAGCAGGTGGAAGAAGCTCTCATGAGCGGCATCACCACCATGCTCGGTGGCGGCACCGGACCGGCCACCGGCACCAACGCCACCACCTGTACACCGGGCCCCTGGCACATCGGCAAAATGCTCCAGGCGGTGGACGAGCTGCCCATGAACATCGGCTTCCTCGGCAAGGGCAATGCCTCCCTGCCGGAAGCGCTGGAACTGCAGGTGAAGGCCGGCGTGATCGGCCTCAAACTGCACGAGGACTGGGGCACCACCCCGGCCAGTATCGACAATTGCCTGACCGTCGCCGACCAATACGACGTGCAGGTGGCCATCCACACCGACACCCTGAACGAATCCGGCTTCGTCGAAGACACCCTGGCCGCGTTCAAGGACCGCTGCATCCACACCTTCCACACCGAAGGGGCAGGCGGCGGCCACGCACCGGACATCATCACCGCGTGCTCGAAAGCCAACGTACTGCCGTCGTCCACCAACCCGACGCGGCCCTACACGGTGAACACCATCGACGAGCACCTGGACATGCTGATGGTCTGCCACCACCTGGACCCGAACATCCCGGAAGACGTGGCTTTCGCGGACTCCCGCATCCGCCGCGAGACCATCGCCGCCGAGGATATCCTCCATGATATGGGCGTGATCTCCATGATCTCCTCCGACTCCCAGGCCATGGGCCGGGTGGGCGAGGTCATCTGCCGCACCTGGCAGACCGCCCACAAGATGAAGGTCCAGCGCGGCCTGCTGCCGGAAGACGAAGACCTGGGCGCCGACAACTTCCGCGCCAAGCGCTACATCGCCAAGTACACCATCAACTCCGCCATCACCCACGGCATCGCGCACGATGTGGGCTCGGTGGAAGTGGGCAAGCTGGCGGACCTGGTGCTGTGGAGCCCGGCGTTCTTCGGCGTTAAGCCCGCCTGCATCCTCAAGGGCGGCATGATCGCGGCGGCGCCGATGGGCGACCCAAATGCCTCCATCCCCACACCGCAGCCGGTGCATTACCGCCCCATGTTCGGCGCCTTCGGCAAGGCTGCCAGTGCCACCCGCCTGACCTTCGTCAGCCAGGCCGCACTGGA
The window above is part of the Marinobacter nanhaiticus D15-8W genome. Proteins encoded here:
- the urtC gene encoding urea ABC transporter permease subunit UrtC, whose translation is MSTTNTSYSQSWLTRPFTERSTQIFLGVLFAAMAVVTFLHVAMPQDSALYVSSYTVTLLGKYLCYALLAVAVDLVWGYLGILSLGHGAFFALGGYAMGMYLMRQIGDRGVYGDPVLPDFMVFLNWESLPWYWHGFDMAWFAFVMVLLAPGILALVFGFLAFRSRVTGVYLSIITQALTFALMLAFFRNEMGFGGNNGLTDFKDILGFDLRTDATRLGLFLATGVALAIGYVICRAIVGSKLGRVSVACRDAEARTRFIGYRVERVQLFVFVVSAMLAGVAGSLYVPQVGIINPSEFSPLFSIEIVVWVALGGRATLYGAVIGALIVNYAKTVFTGVMPDAWLFALGALFVLVTVFLPKGIAGLLPGFRKKQQDDDPKTTGTEREATA
- the urtD gene encoding urea ABC transporter ATP-binding protein UrtD, translating into MTELTQRDRVFDFLTPTASPVDVRHGPILYLEDVTVSFDGFKAINNLNLTIDDGELRCIIGPNGAGKTTMMDIITGKTRPDVGSVWFGSRHNLLTMNEPDIASLGIGRKFQKPTVFEALTVFENLELAMAADKRVLPTLTARMNGETKDRIEEVLGTIGLTELRNREAGILSHGQKQWLEIGMLLMQKPRLLLVDEPVAGMTEQEMERTAELLTSLAGKQSVVVVEHDMGFVRSIARTVTVLHQGSVLAEGSMDQVSNDPKVIEVYLGEGA
- the urtE gene encoding urea ABC transporter ATP-binding subunit UrtE is translated as MLKIEKLNQFYGESHTLWDLDLDVPKGQCTCVMGRNGVGKTTLMKCVMGEELVKDGRIIYGGDESGAGGEDLTRRRLEDRAALGIGYVPQGRQIFPLLTVEENLRVGLAARADGSKQIPERIYELFPVLKEMKNRRGGDLSGGQQQQLAIGRALVIEPKLLILDEPGEGIQPNIVAQIGEVIRRLIEEDNLTVLLVEQKLPFARKYADKFAIMDRGRRVAEGDIAELSDELIKQHLTV
- a CDS encoding urease accessory protein UreD — translated: MTIFTPLAANVDPGRESANDSGHRFDTGRRWAASIELGFESRREQLQPVTRLTRRRHYGPLRVQKPFYPEGKTRCCHVYLLHPPGGLVSGDALHIKANIQTGAHALLTTPAAAKLYKADSHGVAWGQHTQLIVEDGATLEWLPQETLAFDGSRGEQTTTIDLSGSARCIGWEILALGRPVGDLPFVSGHLEQRFRLTRDGRPLWIERQPMDPKHPRFKGPWGQGGSTVQGTLWVVGLDDESEAIEALREQITVSPRWAVTRRRGVLLLRYLGNERNEAWAICQQAWEILRPRLTGYEAHIPRIWMT
- the ureA gene encoding urease subunit gamma, with amino-acid sequence MELTPRDKDKLLLFTAALLAERRKAKGLKLNYPESVALISAEILEGAREGRTVAELMTAGTEVLTRDDVMEGVAEMVDEVQVEATFPDGTKLVTVHNPIV
- a CDS encoding urease subunit beta, encoding MIPGEYEIKDGDIELCAGRERITVEVGNTGDRPVQIGSHYHFAEANPALTFDRDKAKGYRLDIAAGTAIRFEPGQTREVTLIPYAGNREIYGFRGEVMGAVDKKKTGGQP
- the ureC gene encoding urease subunit alpha, coding for MKISRQAYADMYGPTVGDRVRLGDTELWIEVEKDHTHYGDEVKFGGGKVIRDGMGQSQRCDDAVMDTVITNALILDWWGVVKADVGIQKGRIAAIGKAGNPDTQPDVEIVIGPGTEIIAGEGKILTAGGIDPHIHFICPQQVEEALMSGITTMLGGGTGPATGTNATTCTPGPWHIGKMLQAVDELPMNIGFLGKGNASLPEALELQVKAGVIGLKLHEDWGTTPASIDNCLTVADQYDVQVAIHTDTLNESGFVEDTLAAFKDRCIHTFHTEGAGGGHAPDIITACSKANVLPSSTNPTRPYTVNTIDEHLDMLMVCHHLDPNIPEDVAFADSRIRRETIAAEDILHDMGVISMISSDSQAMGRVGEVICRTWQTAHKMKVQRGLLPEDEDLGADNFRAKRYIAKYTINSAITHGIAHDVGSVEVGKLADLVLWSPAFFGVKPACILKGGMIAAAPMGDPNASIPTPQPVHYRPMFGAFGKAASATRLTFVSQAALDAGIDKELGLDSPLSACKNVRQVRKGDMKLNDACPHLTVDPQTYEVHADGELLTCEPATELPLAQRYHLF